The following nucleotide sequence is from Synechococcus sp. CBW1004.
GCAGTGGTGAGCGGATCGCCTCCATCCCTGGCACATCCCCCAGCCAGCCTGGGCGCCAGCGGAGGAAGGCCGCACCCCCCTGCCGCACCCTGGCGAAGGCGCGCGGTTGATAGACGCCACCTCCGGCGGCGATCTGAACCATGCCCAGGAGCTGATCACCCAGGTGGGGAGCGGCATGCAGGGCGATGCTGCCGCCGAGGGAATGGCCCAGGAGCACCACCGGACGCTGCGGCTGCCGCTCCTGCACCGCCTGGGCCAGCCAGCGGCCATAGCTCGCCAGGTTCGGCAGCAGGCCTCTCGGCCGCGGCCGACGGCCGAAGCCCGGCAGATCCGGGCTCCACAGCGTCCGGTGGTCGCCGAGCTGCTCTCTCAGGGGATCCCACAGCCGCCCGGACAGCAGCCAGCCATGCACGGCCACCAGCAGGGGGGAGCGGTCCGCGGGCGTCGACGTGACGACGGGAGCCTGTCCGGTGGGGAGAGGGAAGGGCAGGGGAGGC
It contains:
- a CDS encoding alpha/beta fold hydrolase; the encoded protein is MAVHGWLLSGRLWDPLREQLGDHRTLWSPDLPGFGRRPRPRGLLPNLASYGRWLAQAVQERQPQRPVVLLGHSLGGSIALHAAPHLGDQLLGMVQIAAGGGVYQPRAFARVRQGGAAFLRWRPGWLGDVPGMEAIRSPLRADLRAARSLLACSTNRGAVRQLPLLAGQLQVPSLWIAGSRDGVMQPRYVRHLAGYSPCHRVELLEGVGHLPMRQQPQQLAALIRQWLELEVLVGVAAGA